From the genome of Bos indicus x Bos taurus breed Angus x Brahman F1 hybrid chromosome 19, Bos_hybrid_MaternalHap_v2.0, whole genome shotgun sequence:
aaataaattcagCCCATTTGGGACTTTTTTGAACCCTGTTGTTGCAAAACCAAAAGAAGTCCTTTTCAGTTTTGTGTGTTAACACGAGGGAGGCTAGGATAGATTTATTTCACATTGATaaatatgtatgtctgtgtgtgtgcgctaagtcgcttcagtctagtccgactctttgccaccctatggactgttgactcccaggctcctctgtccatgggattttccaggcaagaatactggagtggatgtcTACATATAGCCAAGTACAGAAAAGTCTCAGGCAGCCTGTTGGTGGAGAGGGCACCTCTTACTTCCCTTGAGCTTTTTCACAGAGAGGGTGCTCTGATGTGCGTTAAAAACAAAGACAGTCATTTTTCCCCCAGTCGTATCTGAAGAGAAGACGTGTTGCTAGGAGCAGGGCTAACAGTCAAGGACCCAGTCTCCTGACCTTCAACCCCTCAACTGAGGAGGCTCTGTCTTCCTCCTTCCAACCAAGACCCCTCAGCTTTTCTAGAGAGAAAACTTGAGTGGAGTTCCGAGGGAACAGGGTGAACTACTCCCCGCAGAACCGGAAAGGTCAGGAGTGATATTTAGGGTGCCCGAGACCCTAGCACCTCTGCCCACGGGCCCAAGCCCCCCTCGCACCCCCgacccagcccctcctccacatCCCACTGAGCCGGGTTAGTACTCAGCGTGGAGCCGAGGAAGCCCGGGGAAGGTGGGTGGGAGGCCACAGTTAGGAGGTAAGCTTGCTAGGTCAAGTCTGGCTTGGCCCTTAGCGAGTCCAGGGCCCCAGACCGGCTGGACAGGGGAGAGGAGGCCGCTCTCAGGTGAGCTGCGAGCCCAGGAGGCCCTCGCCCCACCCGCTCTCTAGGAACTCCACCGCCAGCGCGAAGTCAAACTCGTGCAGCGGCGGCCCATCTACCGCGATCTTCACCACGGGGCCGCCCCGCCCTTCCCCCGCCCCGCCTGGCCCCCACCACCGCAGCTCCCGGCTGCGGCCGACCTTGTCCAGGAGGCCGGCGCCCGCAGGCAGCGCCAAGGCCAGTGCGGCCAGGGCGGCGAAGTCGGGGAAGAGCTCGTGCAGTTCTGAGCGCGCGCACGCCAGCTTGGTGCACAGGGCCCGCGGGCCCAGCCGCCCCAGGCTGCACACCACGCGCTTGAAGAGCGCGAAGTCGCCCAGCGCCCTCTGGCGCACCACAGCGGGGGCGAAGGCGCGCAGCAGGACGCGGAGTGCCCCCTCGCCGTGAGCGCCCAGCTCCTCTGGGGCCTGCGGGTAGCGGCGGGGGTCGAAGATGGCCGCGAAGGCGGCCACGGCGTCCAGCGAGGGCCCGGGGTAAGAGTCCCGCAGCCCCCTCCGCATGGAGTCCAGGAAGGCTCCCCGCAGTCGCTCCAAGCCCTGGACCGCAGCTTCagagtagcccaccagctccACACCGCGGTAGGTGCAGCGGCCACAGCCCAGATCGGCACTAGAGGATGTCAGTTCCTGCAGGAAGCCCTGGAGGCGCGCCCCACCTGAACTGCACTGTGCGTGGAGGGAGGCTGTAGCTGCCATCACCAGAGGCTGCAGCAAGGCCAAATCCGGCTCTTCTGGCTGCAGGACAAGGGCCAGCTTCTGCACGGAGGGCAGAACGTCCAGCAGGAGGTGGGTGAAGGCCACGAAGGTGAACTGGCGCAGGGCGAGGGCCAGCGCCCTTGTGGTAGGCGAGGCTGGGGCAGAGGCCTCCAGTGTGAGCACCAGGCAAGGCCAAGCCTCAGCCACAGCTTCCACCACAGGCAGCAGGGAGGCCCAGGGCACTGGCCGTGGTCCTGCCAAGTCAATAGCTGCAAGGTCCAGTGCCGCCCTGAGTTCAGGGACCACGTGAGAACTGGGGCCACCATGCAGGCGAAATAGGGCATCCAGTACACTTTCATATTCACCTAGGTAGGCAGGGGGCTTGGGGTCTGTCCGGCCAGGGAGGCAGTGTAGCTCCGTGAGCAGTGGGCAGGCGGCCTGGAGCTGCGGGCGCACGCTCCCCAGGCGGTCACTGGGGAGGCTTGAGCTGAGCCAGGCCAGCTTGGATGCAGACACGCCAAAAGCCTGCAGGATGTCCAGGACTTGGCCAGCGGTGGCCTTGCCTTCCTGTAGCTCCACACTGCCCAGAAAGGTGGTGGCAGGCTGGCCATCGCAGGGGGACACTGAAGTGACAAACAAGGCCAGACGGTGGGACTCAGGCCAGTCCCTGGTCTCGTCCAACACCAGGCCCACATACGGGGATGCCTTCAGGCGCTGACGGGCCTCTGCGTGCAAGACACTGGCGATGGCCACCTGGGACAGCCagggagagaaaaagggaagaCAGGGTTAGGCTACTCCTGAGAAGGGGAGGCAGACAGGACGGGGTGAAAGAGCACAGGCCTGGGGTTGGACAGTCTTAGGGACTAATCCTAGCTTTGTCACTTACTggctgcatgaccttgggcaagtcatttgacCTCTCTGTTCATCTCTTAGTTGCCTTGAGGCTAATGCCTGCCCCCAATCTCCTTAAAAGGTTGTTATGacttaccaatttttttttttactcacgCCACACTGCTTCtgtgatctagttccccaaccagggattgaacccaggccctcagcagtgaaagcttggagtcttaatcacAGGACCTCCAGAAATTCCCATTCATGTAATCTTTTGTTGTTATGTTTATAAATGTGAAAGTGCTTTAGGAATCCTAAGGATTCTAAAgcatctgtttgtttttctacAGCATCGCCCCAGTCAGCCTTATTCTTGGGGGTCTCCCTCTGCTCTGCTGCTCTGGGATTAACTGATAGGTTGACTGCCCACAGGTTAAACAGGGCCCCAGCTGTGTGCTGTTTGTCTCTCATCTCTCGGTAGGATGAGATCCAACCTCTTCACCCCCATACCAGCCCCAGGACTCATAAAGCCAATACCTAGGACAGAGCTACATAAGTGTGCATGTCCCCAGCGGCCATGTGGGTGATACTGAGTTTCAAGAGGACGGGGGATAAACCAATGGGAATGGGGAAGCCCATGCCCTGCTCTCCAACTCCAGAACTTCATGCCCTGACTGCACAGGACCTAGTTTTTCAGCAGAAGTCAGAAGTCCACATTTTTATatggaatgtctttttttttttttttaaaacttggagACTAATTTAAGTCTTTCAAAAACACTGTGAAAACTACCAAAACATGCCTGTGAGCCAATCAAGCCCCCAGGCCACCAGTTTGCAACCTCTGGCCTAGGTAGTGAGCCAAGCACCCCTGACCCCCCAAGGACAGAGCCTGGTCCAGCCTCTTCACTGTTAGGCGCCCTGCAgctggcccagggcctggcacctaGTATGCCCTCAGTGCAGGCTCTGATGGGTGAAGGTGTGAATGAACTGCTTTGGCCTCTTCCCCGGGGACCTGGCATGCTGGTGCCATGCCCAGATGGCTCCGTGTCCTCCCTCCTCaatccctcccccacacccctggCTGCCACCCACCTGCATGTCCCTCACCCTCCTGGGGCTGTAGTAATCGCCGTGATCCATGCCCAGCAGCGCCTGGCACAGGTTGAATCTCTGCAGCTCGAGCAGGGCAGAGCAGCGGTCGTCAGGCACTTCCTCCTTGGCCATGCAGTACACTGTGGTCAGCACGGCCACTTTAGCCGGGTCTGCTTCCACCTTGACACCCCTGGAGCTGAGGGCGGTGGCCAGGCctgggcaggctcctctgccctcagccTGGCCCTCAAAAGAGGGCTGGCCCCGGTTGGCAGCCAGAGCCTGGCGGTGGGCCCCCGAGGTCACGTGGCGCAGCAGGGCGTGGCGCTGGAAGTTGTCGGTGCCCACGGTGAAGGCATTCTCCGCTTTGCCATGCTTGTTCCGCACCAGGGCCTGGCGGCACTCAAGGCAGAACATCAGCTTCCGCTCGTAGTCAAAGTCCAGCCAGGTGAACTCCTCTTTCCAGTGCTCGTTGAAGTAACGCTTGCACTTCTTGTTGGAGTTGGAAG
Proteins encoded in this window:
- the LOC113877090 gene encoding transmembrane protein C17orf113 isoform X1, giving the protein MVPPGKKPAGEASNSNKKCKRYFNEHWKEEFTWLDFDYERKLMFCLECRQALVRNKHGKAENAFTVGTDNFQRHALLRHVTSGAHRQALAANRGQPSFEGQAEGRGACPGLATALSSRGVKVEADPAKVAVLTTVYCMAKEEVPDDRCSALLELQRFNLCQALLGMDHGDYYSPRRVRDMQVAIASVLHAEARQRLKASPYVGLVLDETRDWPESHRLALFVTSVSPCDGQPATTFLGSVELQEGKATAGQVLDILQAFGVSASKLAWLSSSLPSDRLGSVRPQLQAACPLLTELHCLPGRTDPKPPAYLGEYESVLDALFRLHGGPSSHVVPELRAALDLAAIDLAGPRPVPWASLLPVVEAVAEAWPCLVLTLEASAPASPTTRALALALRQFTFVAFTHLLLDVLPSVQKLALVLQPEEPDLALLQPLVMAATASLHAQCSSGGARLQGFLQELTSSSADLGCGRCTYRGVELVGYSEAAVQGLERLRGAFLDSMRRGLRDSYPGPSLDAVAAFAAIFDPRRYPQAPEELGAHGEGALRVLLRAFAPAVVRQRALGDFALFKRVVCSLGRLGPRALCTKLACARSELHELFPDFAALAALALALPAGAGLLDKVGRSRELRWWGPGGAGEGRGGPVVKIAVDGPPLHEFDFALAVEFLESGWGEGLLGSQLT